The proteins below come from a single Triticum aestivum cultivar Chinese Spring chromosome 5D, IWGSC CS RefSeq v2.1, whole genome shotgun sequence genomic window:
- the LOC123119880 gene encoding phenylalanine--tRNA ligase beta subunit, cytoplasmic → MPTVSVGRDRLFAALGRVYTQDEFEALCFDFGIELDDVTTEKAIIRKEKHLEEDVEADGDDEVIYKIEVAANRYDLLCLEGIARSLRIFTGSEATPIFKIASIPRGSMLQMHVRSQTSQIRPYVVCAVLRGVTFDEVRYNSFIDLQDKLHQNICRKRTLVAIGAHDLDTLQGPFSYEALPPQEINFIPLKQEQNFRADALMEFYRSDMKLKKFLHIIENSPVYPVIYDSNRTVLSLPPIINGAHSAITLKTRNVFIECTATDLTKANIVLNTMVAMFSEYCENKFGVEPVEVVSYDGSTAIYPDLSCYKMEVALSDIIGPIGISLDETQVISLLNKMQLQAKLCSSNGEPCISVSVPPTRSDVLHARDLAEDVAIAYGYNNVPKSKPKSMTIGGRQPLNRFSDKIRADVARAGYMEVLTFVLTSHEENFDMLNRTDDGNKAVIIANPRTSEFEVVRSSLMSCLLKTLKHNIDHPRPIKIFEVGDVVSLDTSRDVGASNNRRLAALYCNSNSGFEEIMGLVDRIVKIVTHSPRIKFGQTYYVPSSEPEFFTKRQCKIVTSDGKQVGYLGIVHAEVLRKFGIPDPCTFVEIDIEALL, encoded by the exons ATGCCGACGGTCAGCGTCGGCCGCGACCGCCTCTTCGCCGCACTCGGCAGGGTCTACA CGCAAGACGAATTCGAGGCACTCTGCTTCGATTTCGGCATCGAACTCGACGATGTG ACCACAGAGAAGGCCATCATCCGGAAGGAGAAGCACCTGGAGGAAGACGTCGAAGCGGACGGCGATGACGAGGTCATCTACAAGATTGAGGTTGCTGCCAATAG ATATGATTTGTTATGTCTTGAAGGAATAGCAAGATCTCTTCGCATTTTCACTGGGAGTGAAGCAACCCCTATATTCAAAATTGCTTCAATCCCTCGTGGTTCAATGCTCCAGATGCATGTTAGATCACAG ACCTCACAAATTAGACCATATGTAGTTTGTGCTGTCCTCAGAGGAGTAACTTTTGATGAAGTCAGATACAACAGCTTCATTGATCTTCAAGACAAACTCCATCAAAATATTTGCCG GAAGAGAACTCTTGTTGCTATTGGTGCCCATGATTTGGACACTCTACAAGGACCCTTCTCATATGAG GCTCTACCACCACAGGAAATCAATTTTATCCCACTAAAGCAG GAGCAAAATTTCAGAGCGGATGCATTGATGGAGTTCTACAGA TCGGACATGAAGTTGAAGAAGTTTTTGCATATAATCGAGAACTCTCCAGTTTACCCAGTTATATATGATAGCAACAG AACTGTATTATCGTTACCTCCTATCATCAATGGTGCACATTCTGCTATCACCCTTAAGACAAGGAATGTGTTTATCGAATGCACTGCTACAGACCTTACAAAAGCAAATATTGTTTTGAATACAATG GTTGCAATGTTCTCGGAGTACTGTGAAAATAAGTTTGGAGTGGAACCAGTTGAAGTGGTATCTTATGATGGAAGCACAGCCATTTACCCTGATCTTTCATGTTATAAAATGGAAGTTGCGCTCTCTGATATTATTGGACCCATTGGAATCTCCCTAGATGAGACGCAG GTTATCTCCCTTTTGAACAAAATGCAATTGCAAGCGAAACTTTGTTCATCAAATGGGGAGCCTTGTATTTCGGTGTCTGTCCCTCCTACAAGAAGTGATGTTCTGCATGCCCGTGATCTAGCAGAG GATGTTGCTATAGCTTATGGGTACAACAATGTGCCAAAATCAAAGCCAAAGTCTATGACAATAGGTGGAAGGCAACCACTAAACCGTTTCTCTGATAAAATTCGTGCTGAC GTTGCAAGAGCTGGTTATATGGAGGTGCTCACATTTGTTTTGACTTCACACGAAGAAAACTTTGATATGCTAAACAGGACAGACGATGGAAATAAAGCAGTCATTATTGCAAACCCCCGTACTTCTGAATTTGAG GTTGTAAGAAGTAGTCTGATGTCATGTTTGTTGAAAACACTGAAGCATAATATAGACCATCCAAGACCCATAAAG ATTTTTGAAGTTGGGGATGTAGTGTCATTGGATACTTCACGTGATGTTGGTGCCTCCAATAATCGCCGGCTTGCAGCTTTGTACTGTAATAGTAATTCTGGATTTGAG GAAATTATGGGTTTGGTGGATAGGATTGTCAAAATCGTGACACATTCTCCACGCATAAAGTTCGGCCAGACTTACTATGTTCCTTCAAGT GAACCTGAGTTCTTTACTAAAAGACAATGCAAAATTGTTACGAGTGATGGAAAGCAGGTCGGCTACTTGGGAATTGTCCACGCTGAG GTGCTAAGAAAATTTGGCATTCCGGACCCCTGCACCTTCGTTGAGATAGACATTGAGGCTCTTTTGTAG